Part of the Halostella litorea genome is shown below.
GTTCGCCACGCGCTTCAGGGCACCGGAAATGGGAAACGCTAAAGACGACGACGACGAAGGATCGAACGATGGCTGACGAATTCGCGAAAGGCCTCGGGATCCTCACCGGCGCGGGCCTGATGTGGATGGTGTTCGCTGGGTGGTTCAACACGCCCTCGTTCGAGGAGCAACAGCTCTCCGGGCCGGACCCGGCGAACCCGGACATGTACACCACTATCGCGCTCGAACTGAAGGATGCGCTGTTCTGGTTCGCCATCCTGGGCGCGCTGACGTTCTGGGTCATCATCCCGGTCGGCCGCGAACTGTACGCCGCCTACGGGGCGGAGTGACGGCCGCGCCGGTCCCGTCGGACGGGGAATTGGAAAAACACTAATGGCCCAATAACACAGGTTCACGTATGGATCCGTCATCGATGTTCGGCCCCATCGACGCTCTCGGCCGGTCGCAGGTGGAGTTTCTCCTCCTCGGCCTGGTGCTCGTGACGTTCGTCACGCGCCTGCTCGCCCACCGCTCGCACGTCTCGCAGGCGCGCGACGGCGGCGCGGAGGCGATGTCCCGCTACCTGCCACACGAGGTCGCTTCCGCCGTGTTGATCCTCACCTCGTTTTACTACACCACGATCGCACACCACGCAGGCATCGTGCTGTCGATGCTCGTGCTCGGGACCTTCCTCACGGACTTCTTCGAGTTCGAGTCCCGGAAGGTCGAGGCCCGGAAGGACGAACCGCTCGACCGCCCGAAGGCCGCGGTCATCGGCTCGCTGATCGTGTTCTCCTACGCGGCCTACCAGACGCTGTTTTTCGTCATCGCGCCCATCTGGAACGGCGTGGTGTAACCGCGACCGTTCTCCGCGCCGTCGTTACGCCGAGTAGAAGTCCGCGCTCGCCTCGACGACGGCCACCTCGACGACCCCGGCCCGCGAGACGCGCGTCGTGGCGTCGACGGAGAGGTTCCCCTCGTCCCGCCCGTCGACGAGCAGCGAGACGTCGCCCTCGTCCCGTTCGACCGACAGCGCCAGCGACGCGTCCGGCAGGACCCACCCCTCGGCGTCGGTGACGAAGGGGGCGATTGGGGTGACCGACACGGCGGCACAGGCGGGGTCGACGGTCGGGCCGCCGGCGGCCGCGGCGTACCCCCGGCTCCCGGCCGGCGTCGCCACGACGACGCCGTCGGCGCGGACCCCGTCGATCCGCCGGCCGCCGCCGTGGACGGCGTACTCGGAGATGCGCGCCGGTTCGGCGGTGACGAGCGTCACGTCGAAGAGGGCGGGGACCGGGTCGGCGTCGTCGACCCGCACCGACAGCACCGGGCGCTCGACGCGGTCGGCCGCGCCGGCCGCGACGTCGGCGACTGCCCGCCCGACCGCGTCCCGGGGGACCGACCGGACGCCGGCCCCGGCGTCGACTGGGAGGACGAGCGCGTCGGTGGTCGTTCGGACGGACTCGACCAGTCCCGCCCGCCCGTCGGCGACGACGAGGTCCGCGTCCGCGGTCCCGCCGGTGGGTCGGACGGCCGCGCCGGTCGCGGCGCGTTCGACCGCCTCGACGAGCGGCGCGGCGTCGTCGCTCTCGACGGCGACGGTCACGTCACCGGCCATGGGACACCATACGCGAAGCGTGGCGGGCCTCCGGCAAAAGGCTGCAGGTTTCGCTCACTCGTCGTACGGCCAGTCGCCCGTGATCCGCATCCCCTCGGCGAGGTCCTGTGCCGCCAGCGCGGCGGCGACCTCGTCGTCGGACTTGCGCTCGGGGGCGAAGCCGTCGGCCGCGAGTTCGACGGCCAGTTCGGTCAGCAACACGGCCTGCTCGCGGAGGTCGCGGGGCGCCAGTTTGTCCAGCGTGTCGGCGAAAGTGTGGCCCCAGCCCCGCCCGTCGCCGTCGGTCTTGCTCGCCACGTGGTAACCGGGGACGCCGCGCTGGACGAACGGCCAGTGGTCGCTGTGGGGGTTCATCTCGGGGACCGTCTCGACCGGGTGGTCGAAG
Proteins encoded:
- a CDS encoding DUF7313 family protein; this encodes MDPSSMFGPIDALGRSQVEFLLLGLVLVTFVTRLLAHRSHVSQARDGGAEAMSRYLPHEVASAVLILTSFYYTTIAHHAGIVLSMLVLGTFLTDFFEFESRKVEARKDEPLDRPKAAVIGSLIVFSYAAYQTLFFVIAPIWNGVV
- a CDS encoding DUF7314 family protein, translating into MADEFAKGLGILTGAGLMWMVFAGWFNTPSFEEQQLSGPDPANPDMYTTIALELKDALFWFAILGALTFWVIIPVGRELYAAYGAE
- a CDS encoding NAD(+)/NADH kinase; this translates as MAGDVTVAVESDDAAPLVEAVERAATGAAVRPTGGTADADLVVADGRAGLVESVRTTTDALVLPVDAGAGVRSVPRDAVGRAVADVAAGAADRVERPVLSVRVDDADPVPALFDVTLVTAEPARISEYAVHGGGRRIDGVRADGVVVATPAGSRGYAAAAGGPTVDPACAAVSVTPIAPFVTDAEGWVLPDASLALSVERDEGDVSLLVDGRDEGNLSVDATTRVSRAGVVEVAVVEASADFYSA